A single Tenacibaculum sp. Bg11-29 DNA region contains:
- the fabD gene encoding ACP S-malonyltransferase, with amino-acid sequence MKAYIFPGQGAQFTGMGLDLYENSPLAQELFEKANDILGFSITDVMFEGTPEELKQTKVTQPAIFLHSVILAKVLGDDFKPEMVAGHSLGELSALVVNGVLSFEDGLTLVSKRALAMQKACEIKPSTMAAVLGLDDKVVEDVCAEIDGVVVAANYNCPGQLVISGEVEAIEKACEVLTEKGARRALVLPVGGAFHSPMMEPAREELAKAIEETTFNEPTCPVYQNVVAKAVTNPAEIKENLMLQLTAPVKWTQCVQAMIADGGTEFIEVGPGKVLQGLMRKIDRSVTASGATLTE; translated from the coding sequence ATGAAAGCATATATTTTTCCAGGTCAAGGAGCGCAATTTACAGGTATGGGATTAGATTTATATGAAAACTCTCCATTAGCTCAAGAACTTTTTGAAAAAGCTAACGATATATTAGGTTTTAGTATTACTGATGTTATGTTCGAGGGTACTCCTGAAGAGTTAAAACAAACAAAAGTAACACAGCCAGCAATATTTTTACATTCAGTAATTTTAGCAAAAGTGTTAGGAGATGATTTTAAACCAGAAATGGTTGCGGGGCACTCGTTAGGAGAATTATCAGCTTTGGTTGTAAACGGAGTATTATCTTTTGAAGACGGATTAACCTTGGTTTCGAAAAGAGCGTTGGCTATGCAAAAAGCATGTGAAATTAAGCCTTCAACAATGGCGGCTGTTTTAGGTTTAGATGATAAGGTAGTTGAAGATGTTTGTGCTGAAATTGATGGGGTTGTAGTTGCTGCAAATTATAATTGTCCTGGTCAGTTAGTAATTTCAGGAGAAGTTGAAGCGATAGAAAAGGCTTGTGAAGTTTTAACTGAAAAAGGAGCAAGAAGAGCCTTAGTTTTACCTGTTGGTGGAGCATTTCATTCACCAATGATGGAACCTGCTCGTGAAGAATTAGCAAAAGCTATTGAAGAAACTACATTTAATGAGCCAACTTGTCCTGTGTATCAAAATGTAGTAGCAAAAGCTGTAACGAATCCTGCCGAGATTAAAGAAAATTTAATGCTACAATTAACAGCACCAGTAAAATGGACGCAATGTGTTCAGGCGATGATTGCTGATGGGGGTACTGAATTTATTGAAGTTGGTCCTGGTAAAGTATTACAAGGATTAATGCGTAAAATTGATAGAAGCGTTACTGCAAGCGGAGCAACGTTAACTGAATAG
- a CDS encoding M12 family metallopeptidase, with the protein MKTLQIYLIAFITSLMFFYSCQEETTANIDDTVLTNSKKNNPEEAYPGLTGDLHSLYYGSQNVKVQKIENTYVLDGDILFSIDELKETPSAIGEPSISKLSNRSVGRTGGRWPNNTVYYSVESSLANKNRVTTAIAHWERNTALRFVQRTNQSDYIYFKTSTGCSSSVGRVGGRQSINLAPGCSTGNTIHEIGHAVGLWHEQSRRDRDDYITINTQNIKTGKKGNFLTYAQQGRDGDEYTSTLDLGSIMMYGSFFFSKNDQPTIVRNNGTTFNVQRDGLSAQDITGINQMYPASTGGNICDGVQAYVRGRSYSVGSRVTYQGSLYERKTSSWDKIGQCN; encoded by the coding sequence ATGAAAACCCTTCAAATTTATTTAATCGCATTTATTACTTCGCTAATGTTCTTTTATTCATGTCAAGAAGAAACAACGGCTAATATAGATGACACTGTCCTTACAAATTCTAAAAAAAATAACCCTGAAGAAGCTTACCCAGGATTAACTGGTGATTTACATTCTTTATATTATGGAAGTCAAAATGTTAAAGTACAGAAAATCGAAAATACTTATGTTTTAGATGGAGACATTCTTTTTTCTATTGACGAATTAAAAGAAACTCCAAGTGCCATTGGTGAACCTTCTATTTCCAAACTATCTAACAGATCTGTTGGTAGAACTGGAGGAAGATGGCCTAACAATACAGTTTATTATTCTGTAGAATCATCTTTAGCAAATAAAAATCGTGTAACTACTGCTATTGCTCACTGGGAAAGAAATACTGCCCTACGATTTGTACAAAGAACAAATCAATCTGATTATATTTATTTTAAAACTAGTACAGGATGTTCTTCTTCTGTTGGTAGAGTTGGCGGACGTCAATCTATTAATCTAGCACCTGGATGTTCTACAGGTAATACAATACATGAAATAGGGCACGCTGTTGGACTTTGGCATGAACAAAGCAGAAGAGATAGAGACGACTATATAACAATTAACACTCAAAATATTAAAACAGGTAAAAAAGGTAATTTTTTAACTTACGCGCAACAAGGGAGGGATGGTGATGAATATACCTCTACATTAGACCTTGGTTCAATAATGATGTACGGATCATTTTTCTTTTCTAAAAACGATCAACCGACTATTGTAAGAAATAATGGTACTACGTTTAATGTTCAAAGAGATGGTCTTTCTGCTCAAGATATAACTGGAATAAACCAAATGTACCCTGCTTCGACAGGAGGTAATATTTGCGATGGTGTTCAAGCATATGTAAGAGGAAGAAGTTATTCAGTTGGCTCACGCGTAACATACCAAGGTTCTTTGTACGAAAGAAAAACAAGCTCGTGGGATAAAATTGGGCAATGTAACTAA
- a CDS encoding queuosine precursor transporter — protein MTAQQNSQAQLIYLILAALFIASLVTSNLIFQKFFYWEPFNLYRFEISVGILPYPITFLITDILSEVYGKKKANQVVIAGIFASFFSMLIIIVADYAPALNNSPIDNTTFSKVFGLSPLAVLASMLAYLFAQFIDIRIFHFWKHLTKGKHLWLRNNFSTFFSQFIDTFTVLFLLCSFKILPWNIFTGLLISGFLFKIIVAAFDTPILYLIVFLFRKKFNLKVGEEIPTFNS, from the coding sequence ATGACAGCACAACAAAATTCACAAGCACAACTTATTTATTTAATTTTAGCTGCTTTATTTATTGCCTCTTTGGTAACTTCTAATTTAATATTTCAGAAGTTTTTTTACTGGGAACCTTTTAACTTATATCGTTTTGAAATTTCAGTTGGTATTTTACCATATCCTATTACTTTTTTAATTACGGATATTTTATCTGAGGTTTACGGAAAAAAGAAAGCAAATCAAGTCGTTATTGCAGGAATTTTTGCATCTTTTTTTTCGATGTTAATTATTATTGTTGCTGACTATGCTCCTGCTTTAAACAATTCACCAATAGATAACACTACTTTTTCTAAAGTATTTGGGTTATCTCCGTTGGCAGTTTTAGCATCTATGCTAGCTTATTTATTTGCACAATTTATTGATATTCGTATTTTCCATTTTTGGAAACACTTAACTAAAGGGAAACACTTATGGCTACGTAATAATTTTTCTACTTTTTTCTCTCAATTTATAGATACTTTTACTGTCTTATTTTTATTGTGTTCTTTTAAAATACTTCCTTGGAATATTTTTACGGGTTTATTAATTAGTGGTTTTTTATTCAAAATAATAGTAGCCGCTTTTGATACCCCTATTCTATATCTTATTGTATTTTTGTTTAGAAAAAAATTCAACTTAAAAGTTGGTGAAGAAATACCAACTTTTAATTCTTAA
- a CDS encoding glycosyltransferase, whose amino-acid sequence MKQLLIIGYVWVEPNSSAAGSRMLQLIELFLKNNYKVTFASPAQKSEKAVDLTEIEVNEASIQLNSASFDDFITELNPSIVVFDRFMMEEQFGWRVAENCPEALRILDTEDLHFLRKTRHQQLKKGENFSDEVLLDSSDAKREIASILRCDISLIISFYEIKLLKEVFKIDANLLCHLPFLLDKVNDEVINEWKSFNERKHFVFIGNFFHAPNVDAVLQLKNYLWKEIRKLLPKAEIHIYGAYATQQINQLHNKKEGFIVKGFAEDAMEVVRNAKVVLAPIRFGAGIKGKLTEAMICGTPSVTTTIGAEGMCGDLSWNGFIEDNFKEFSERSVELYSNEEFWKQSQFNGIEIINTIYDKNKIEQPFMNQIKKLKENLAKHRQQNFFGSLLQHQTLQATKYMSKWIEAKNSI is encoded by the coding sequence ATGAAACAACTATTAATTATCGGGTATGTTTGGGTAGAGCCAAATTCTTCTGCTGCAGGAAGTAGAATGTTACAATTAATTGAATTGTTTTTAAAGAATAATTATAAAGTAACGTTTGCTTCACCAGCACAAAAGAGTGAAAAAGCAGTAGATTTAACAGAAATAGAAGTGAATGAGGCTTCAATTCAATTAAACTCGGCTTCTTTTGATGATTTTATTACAGAATTAAATCCGTCAATTGTAGTATTCGATCGTTTTATGATGGAAGAGCAATTTGGATGGAGAGTTGCTGAGAATTGTCCAGAAGCATTACGTATTTTAGATACTGAAGATTTACATTTTTTAAGAAAAACACGTCATCAGCAACTAAAAAAAGGAGAAAATTTTTCTGATGAGGTATTATTAGACTCAAGTGATGCTAAACGAGAAATAGCTTCAATTTTGCGTTGTGATATAAGTCTAATTATTTCATTTTATGAGATAAAATTATTGAAAGAAGTTTTTAAAATAGATGCGAACCTATTGTGTCATCTTCCTTTTTTACTAGATAAGGTTAATGATGAGGTAATTAATGAGTGGAAGTCTTTTAATGAAAGAAAGCATTTTGTATTTATAGGAAACTTTTTTCATGCACCAAATGTAGATGCTGTTTTGCAACTTAAAAATTATTTGTGGAAAGAAATAAGAAAGCTACTACCAAAAGCAGAAATTCATATTTACGGAGCTTATGCAACCCAGCAAATAAATCAACTACATAATAAAAAAGAAGGTTTTATTGTAAAGGGGTTTGCAGAAGATGCAATGGAGGTTGTGAGAAACGCAAAAGTAGTGTTAGCTCCTATTCGTTTTGGAGCAGGAATTAAAGGGAAACTTACGGAAGCAATGATTTGTGGAACACCAAGTGTTACAACAACTATTGGGGCAGAGGGAATGTGTGGTGATTTATCTTGGAATGGTTTTATTGAAGATAATTTTAAAGAGTTTTCAGAACGTAGTGTTGAATTATATTCTAATGAAGAATTCTGGAAGCAATCTCAATTTAATGGAATAGAAATTATCAATACTATTTATGATAAAAATAAAATAGAACAGCCTTTTATGAATCAGATAAAAAAACTCAAAGAAAACTTAGCTAAACATCGTCAGCAGAATTTTTTTGGAAGTTTATTACAACATCAAACACTACAAGCGACAAAATATATGAGTAAGTGGATTGAGGCTAAGAATAGTATTTAA
- a CDS encoding mechanosensitive ion channel family protein has translation MSSKFFYHIFKNQFSASEQVAIYFNLIVNLFILAILGYVFFKIFRYFGSQFVKKVAAKTKTNFDDLLIKNRVFLNISRILLFVILYGLLSFLLTDFPELLKYAERVINVAIVYSIIWFIRSILLTVKDSLRNLTAFKDKPLESYVQTFMMILWIISFIISFSIITGKPLIRFLTALGAFSAVLLLIFKDTILGFVASIQISVNDTVRLNDWITMDKYNADGNVTAINLASVIVKNFDNTVTSIPTYSLISDSFKNWRAMDNSGGRRIKRSILIKINSIDFLTDKDVEHYKKIALLTDYVTNAYNDVTKYNTAHNIDKSLLINGRNLTNFGMFRKYLDEYLKQHPKINQELLFMSRQLQPTANGIPLEVYAFCKNKSWAVYERDMADIFDHILASIKYFNLEVFENPSGTDILTIKK, from the coding sequence ATGTCAAGTAAGTTTTTCTATCATATATTCAAAAATCAATTTTCTGCTTCAGAGCAAGTCGCAATTTATTTTAATTTAATTGTAAACTTATTTATCCTTGCTATTTTAGGGTATGTATTTTTTAAAATATTTCGTTATTTTGGAAGTCAGTTTGTAAAAAAAGTAGCTGCAAAAACAAAAACAAATTTTGATGACTTATTAATTAAAAATCGTGTGTTTTTAAATATTTCAAGAATTCTTCTTTTTGTTATTCTTTACGGGCTTTTATCATTTCTTTTAACAGATTTCCCTGAACTATTAAAATATGCTGAACGTGTTATTAATGTTGCTATTGTATATTCTATAATCTGGTTTATTAGAAGTATTTTATTAACAGTAAAAGATTCTTTAAGAAACTTAACTGCTTTTAAAGACAAACCTCTTGAAAGCTACGTTCAAACTTTTATGATGATCTTATGGATTATTAGCTTCATAATATCTTTTTCTATTATTACAGGAAAACCACTTATTCGTTTTTTAACAGCTTTAGGTGCTTTTTCTGCCGTATTACTACTTATTTTTAAAGACACAATTTTGGGTTTTGTAGCCAGTATACAAATCTCTGTAAACGATACAGTACGTTTGAATGATTGGATTACGATGGATAAATACAATGCTGACGGAAATGTAACTGCAATTAATTTAGCATCAGTAATCGTAAAAAACTTTGACAATACAGTAACTAGCATACCTACATATTCATTAATTTCTGATTCTTTTAAAAATTGGAGAGCTATGGATAATTCTGGTGGTCGTAGAATAAAACGATCTATCTTAATTAAAATAAATAGTATTGATTTTTTAACGGATAAAGATGTTGAGCATTACAAAAAAATAGCATTACTAACGGACTATGTTACGAATGCATACAACGATGTTACAAAATATAATACAGCACACAATATTGACAAATCTTTATTAATAAATGGTAGAAACCTAACCAATTTTGGTATGTTTAGAAAATATTTAGATGAATATTTAAAACAACATCCAAAAATAAATCAGGAGTTACTTTTTATGTCTCGTCAACTACAACCAACAGCAAACGGAATTCCATTAGAAGTGTATGCTTTTTGCAAAAACAAATCTTGGGCTGTATACGAGAGAGACATGGCTGATATTTTTGACCATATTTTAGCTAGTATAAAATACTTTAACTTAGAGGTATTCGAAAATCCATCGGGAACTGATATTTTAACTATTAAAAAGTAA
- a CDS encoding ABC transporter permease, with product MTKRSTSLWQLAIQKFKQSKTGMLSFLFIVSCGLIAVFCYTIAPDNSNSANQMHLEIHSKSPGFSVMMLSIPSISKKEQSWFSVFMDGKQNSPTEIPIKSYKLTDSQLEVLKYSDGLAKTYPLSLFKNQPKEYIQQKTFWFGTDKYGRDLLSRLLIGARISFFIGFIAVFISLLVGIPIGAIAGYFGGKIDNFIMWIINITWSIPTLLLVIAITLALGKGFWQVFIAVGLTMWVEVARVVRGQVITTKQQQYVEAAKALGFSDFRIIFKHILPNILAPIIVISAANFAAAILIESGLSFLGIGAQPPTPSWGAMIKNHYNYIILGKPFLALIPGLAIMSLVMAFMLIGNTLRDALDVKS from the coding sequence ATAACTAAAAGATCTACTTCGTTATGGCAATTAGCTATTCAGAAATTTAAGCAAAGTAAAACAGGAATGCTTAGTTTTTTGTTTATCGTTTCTTGTGGATTAATTGCTGTTTTTTGTTATACAATTGCTCCTGACAATAGTAATTCTGCCAATCAAATGCATTTAGAAATACACTCTAAATCTCCAGGTTTTTCTGTAATGATGCTCAGTATTCCTTCTATATCTAAAAAAGAACAATCTTGGTTTTCAGTTTTTATGGATGGGAAACAAAATTCACCAACCGAAATTCCAATAAAATCTTATAAGTTAACTGATAGTCAATTAGAAGTTTTAAAGTATTCAGACGGATTAGCTAAAACCTATCCGCTGTCATTATTTAAAAATCAACCTAAAGAATATATTCAACAAAAAACATTTTGGTTTGGAACCGATAAATATGGACGTGATTTATTAAGTAGACTATTAATAGGTGCAAGAATTTCATTTTTTATCGGGTTTATTGCTGTTTTCATTTCTCTTCTAGTCGGAATTCCTATCGGAGCAATTGCAGGTTATTTTGGCGGAAAAATTGATAATTTTATTATGTGGATTATCAATATCACATGGTCTATTCCTACTCTATTATTAGTAATCGCCATCACTTTAGCTTTAGGAAAAGGTTTTTGGCAAGTATTTATTGCCGTTGGATTAACGATGTGGGTTGAAGTTGCGCGTGTAGTACGCGGGCAAGTAATTACAACCAAACAACAACAATATGTTGAAGCTGCAAAAGCTTTAGGTTTTTCTGATTTTAGAATAATTTTTAAACATATACTACCAAACATTTTAGCACCAATAATTGTAATATCAGCAGCAAATTTTGCCGCAGCAATTTTAATTGAAAGTGGTTTAAGCTTTTTAGGTATTGGTGCACAACCTCCCACTCCGTCATGGGGCGCAATGATTAAAAACCATTATAACTACATCATTTTAGGCAAACCCTTTTTAGCATTAATTCCTGGGCTAGCAATTATGAGTTTAGTAATGGCCTTTATGCTTATTGGAAATACACTTAGAGATGCTCTAGATGTAAAATCCTAG
- the lpdA gene encoding dihydrolipoyl dehydrogenase produces the protein MKYDLIVIGSGPGGYIAAIRAAQLGSKVAIIEKYSTLGGTCLNVGCIPSKALLDSSHHYYDAVHHFEEHGISVEKPSFDFEKMVARKAKVVETTTGGIKYLMDKNAITVHEGLGSFEDATHVKVAKNDGTSEIIEGTNIIIATGSKPSTLPFISLDKERVITSTEALKLKEVPKHLLVIGGGVIGLELGSVYKRLGADVTVIEYAPKITPTMDADISKELQKVLKKQGMKFNTSHGVTSVERNGDEVIVKATNKKGVEVEFKGDYCLVAVGRKAFTQGLGLEKAGVKLTDRGMVDVNDHLQTSISNIYAIGDVVRGAMLAHKAEEEGVVVAEFLAGQKPHIDYNLIPGIVYTWPEVAAVGKTEQELKDAGIEYKAGKFSMRALGRSRASGDTDGFVKVLADKNTDEVLGVHMVGARVADLIMEAAVAMEFRASAEDLARICHGHPTYSEAIKEAAKAAWDGKPLNA, from the coding sequence ATGAAATACGATTTAATCGTTATTGGTTCTGGTCCAGGTGGATATATTGCTGCCATTAGAGCCGCTCAATTAGGATCTAAAGTAGCAATCATCGAAAAATATTCAACTTTAGGTGGTACTTGTTTAAATGTAGGATGTATTCCTTCAAAAGCATTACTAGACTCTTCTCATCACTATTACGACGCTGTGCATCATTTTGAAGAGCATGGAATTTCTGTAGAAAAACCATCTTTCGATTTTGAAAAAATGGTAGCTCGTAAAGCTAAAGTTGTAGAAACTACAACTGGTGGAATTAAATATTTAATGGACAAAAACGCAATTACTGTTCATGAGGGTTTAGGTTCTTTTGAAGATGCTACACATGTAAAGGTTGCTAAAAATGATGGAACTTCAGAAATAATTGAAGGAACAAATATCATTATAGCTACAGGTTCTAAACCATCTACTTTACCTTTTATTTCTTTAGATAAAGAACGCGTTATTACTTCTACTGAAGCATTAAAACTAAAAGAAGTTCCTAAACACCTACTAGTAATTGGTGGTGGAGTTATCGGATTAGAATTAGGTTCTGTTTACAAGCGTTTAGGTGCAGATGTAACAGTTATTGAATATGCTCCGAAAATCACTCCTACCATGGATGCTGATATTTCTAAAGAACTTCAAAAAGTTTTAAAGAAACAAGGTATGAAGTTTAACACTAGTCATGGTGTAACTTCTGTAGAAAGAAATGGAGACGAAGTAATCGTAAAAGCAACCAACAAAAAAGGTGTTGAAGTTGAGTTTAAAGGAGATTATTGTTTAGTTGCTGTTGGTCGTAAAGCTTTCACACAAGGTTTAGGTTTAGAAAAAGCAGGTGTAAAACTTACCGATAGAGGTATGGTTGATGTAAATGATCATTTACAAACAAGCATTTCTAATATTTATGCAATTGGTGATGTTGTTCGCGGAGCAATGTTAGCACATAAAGCAGAAGAAGAAGGTGTTGTTGTTGCTGAATTTTTAGCAGGACAAAAACCTCATATTGATTATAACTTAATTCCTGGTATTGTTTACACATGGCCAGAAGTTGCAGCTGTTGGTAAAACAGAACAAGAGTTAAAAGATGCTGGAATTGAATATAAAGCTGGTAAATTTTCAATGCGTGCTTTAGGTCGTTCTAGAGCAAGTGGAGATACTGACGGGTTTGTTAAAGTATTAGCTGATAAAAATACTGATGAAGTATTAGGTGTTCATATGGTTGGTGCACGTGTTGCAGATTTAATTATGGAAGCTGCCGTAGCAATGGAGTTTAGAGCTTCTGCAGAAGATTTAGCAAGAATTTGTCATGGTCACCCAACATATTCTGAAGCTATTAAAGAAGCTGCTAAAGCTGCTTGGGATGGTAAACCTTTAAATGCTTAA